Within the Macrobrachium rosenbergii isolate ZJJX-2024 chromosome 25, ASM4041242v1, whole genome shotgun sequence genome, the region TATGGTTTTTGTTATAGTGTTCTGGTTCAGTAGGTAACGAAAGGACAATTAACtccaaaggaaaagaaggaacaggagaggaataaagaggagaagaaggggtAGGAAAGGAGGAAAGACATACGAACCTACAGATACAGTAAATATAGATacagaaactgaaggaaaaaaggtTAAGTTGGAGTGAGGGCAATGCAAGGACTACCATCGAAGTAAATGAGGTTGctaatctcttaatttttctttctttaactcataaatatttaaaacttatcaaGGCACAACTGAGCGCCAGGTTAGCACGAATGAGATAATCTATGCGCCGTCCTTTCTAGTGAATGAACGTCGACGGTATGTGCGCTCCTGTGTTGTACTTTAATTGGCAAATAGGtttcaagtgttatttttttaatatctgatcaGGGATCACTATCAACATAGTAAGCTTGTTTAAACTAGAACTCCGTTTATTCGTGTAACAAGGAATTTCTTAcatgaccatctctctctctctctctctctctctctctatatatatatatatatatatatatatatatctatatatatatataaatatctatatatatatatatatatttatatattatatatatatatatatatatatatatatatatatatatatatatatatatatatatatatatatatatatatatatgtatatatatatatatataatatatatatgtatatgtatatatatatatatatatatgcaatttgaatcgatttctctctctttctttctttaaatcatcagCTGAAACATCTTATGGACAGACTccacagactataaacccaagaggccCCAAACGGAAATCAACCTACAAAGAGAGAGGCGAGTTATAggagaaggtgataaataaataaataaataaataaagaaaatggagaataaaaCTGGTACggctgaaattcaggagacgtcagcagacagcaggaatgaatttgctcctcgcttaaatattaaAAGGTCGGGAGACTCCACAACTGTGctaagcaaactattccacatttcagtcGTAGGTATAAGTGAAAGCTTGAAAGTCCAGTCCGATAGTCCAGTGAAAGCGCAAAGTGAAAGCTTGAAAGACCAGTCCGATAGTCCAGCGAAAGCGCAAAGTGAAATCTTGAAAGTCCAGTCCGATAGTCCAGCGAAAGCACAAAGTGAAAGCTTGAAAGACCAGTCCGATAGTCGAGGGAAAGCACAAAGTGAAATCTTGAAAGTCCAGTCCGATAGTCCAGCGAAAGCACAAAGTGAAAGCTTGAAAGTCCAGTCCGATAGTCCAGCGAAAGCACAAAGTGAAGGCTTGAAAGCCCAGTCCGATAGTCCAGCGAAAGCACAAAGTGAAATCTTGAAAGTCCAGTCCGATAGTCCAGCGAAAGCACAAAGTGAAATCTTGAAAGTCCAGTCCGATAGTCCAGCGAAAGCACAAAGTGAAATCTTGAAAGTCCAGCCCGATAGTCCAGCGAAAGCACAAAACCCCACATTAGCGGGAAGACTCGTCCATCGGAGCGTCCTTAAAGAACCAGGATTTCTTCCGCGGGACCCAATAGAAACTCGCGAGCAGTCTGCTTCAAAGGAAGGAGCGAAATTCGGCACAGTCTTTTGAATTGCGCCTCAGATATCGAATTGAAAGAATTCCAGCGCCAGACGCTCGAATTCTCTCTTTCATTCGCTGGACTGGGCGGATAATTTCTCGGAATTTACCGCGTAAACAAGAAAGAAGCCCCGGAAAAGGGATGAAATGGTGAAACTTTTAAACCATGTTGCCAGAAGCCCTGCGTGATggtttttgttgtgtgtgtgtatgtatatatatatatatatatatatatatatatatatatatatatatatatatatatatatatatatatatatatatatatatatatatatatatatatatatatatatatata harbors:
- the LOC136852202 gene encoding cell division cycle-associated protein 3-like translates to MENKTGTAEIQETSADSRNEFAPRLNIKRSGDSTTVLSKLFHISVVGISESLKVQSDSPVKAQSESLKDQSDSPAKAQSEILKVQSDSPAKAQSESLKDQSDSRGKAQSEILKVQSDSPAKAQSESLKVQSDSPAKAQSEGLKAQSDSPAKAQSEILKVQSDSPAKAQSEILKVQSDSPAKAQSEILKVQPDSPAKAQNPTLAGRLVHRSVLKEPGFLPRDPIETREQSASKEGAKFGTVF